A single genomic interval of Bacillus sp. es.036 harbors:
- a CDS encoding immunity protein YezG family protein produces MKEFEDEFSELQADMISICMEYVEDKADKVYVYGSSEEGIISANFLYLINNSYVEPHKLNEAVKDGTGEYDVSPKRQSMVLRIICEDIQKVKLLCKEYERDMPTEMKLIYDVKSGKFSANYKYDLVYTHDDIKTADHVANEWFEDIKSNTL; encoded by the coding sequence ATGAAAGAATTTGAAGATGAATTTAGTGAATTACAAGCAGATATGATTTCTATATGTATGGAGTATGTTGAGGACAAAGCAGATAAAGTATATGTTTATGGTTCAAGTGAAGAGGGAATTATTTCTGCTAATTTTTTATATCTAATTAATAATAGTTATGTTGAACCTCATAAATTGAATGAAGCTGTAAAGGATGGAACGGGGGAGTATGATGTATCTCCAAAACGTCAGTCTATGGTATTACGTATAATATGTGAAGATATCCAAAAAGTAAAATTATTGTGCAAGGAATATGAAAGAGATATGCCAACAGAAATGAAATTAATTTATGATGTAAAGAGTGGAAAATTTAGTGCTAATTATAAATATGATTTAGTTTATACTCATGATGATATTAAAACAGCAGACCATGTTGCTAATGAGTGGTTTGAAGATATAAAAAGTAATACCCTTTAA